CGTCCGCGGTCGCGGCCGCCCCTCCGGACCGCCCGCCGGTGACGGTGACCGTGCGCGACGCCGCCGGCGCGCCCGTGCCCTGGGCGGCGGTGACCCTCACCCCGACCGACGGGCAGGGGATCGGCGCCTGGACGGCGCCGGCGCCGGTGATGCGGCAGCACGGCGTGCTCTTCGATCCCTTCGTGCTGGCGGTGCGCACCGGGGCCGAGGTCGCCTTCCCGAACCTCGACGACATCCGGCACCACGTCTACTCGTTCTCGCGCGCCAAGCGCTTCGAGCTGCGCCTGTACGGCAAGGACGAGAACAAGCTCGTCGTCTTCGACCAGCCCGGCGTGGTGGCCCTGGGCTGCACCATCCACGACAACATGCTCAGCTTCATCCACGTGTCCGACGCGCCCGTGCAGGCGGTGACCGATGCGCAGGGTCGCGCCGCCTTCGCGGGCCTGCCCGCCGGCGCCTGGGAGATCGGGGTCTGGCATCCGGATCTCGCGGGCGACGGTCCGCCGCCGCTCGCGGTGCGCACGGGCCCGGACGCGGCGG
This sequence is a window from bacterium. Protein-coding genes within it:
- a CDS encoding methylamine utilization protein: MRLPRPLLAVGILAALAGTRPSAVAAAPPDRPPVTVTVRDAAGAPVPWAAVTLTPTDGQGIGAWTAPAPVMRQHGVLFDPFVLAVRTGAEVAFPNLDDIRHHVYSFSRAKRFELRLYGKDENKLVVFDQPGVVALGCTIHDNMLSFIHVSDAPVQAVTDAQGRAAFAGLPAGAWEIGVWHPDLAGDGPPPLAVRTGPDAAADAVVAIPLRKVRRVQEPPREGRY